A single region of the Oleispira antarctica RB-8 genome encodes:
- the lspA gene encoding Lipoprotein signal peptidase gives MNQERKAGEPSAMIWLWLSVFVIAFDLITKQLAENFLTYGQPVPILPVFDLTLLYNPGAAFSFLAGEDGWQRWFFTAIALGVSTMLITWLYKLPRENKWLAIALTLILGGALGNLFDRLVYGHVIDFISVHWAGSYFPAFNIADSAITVGAVMLGLDVVFEARREKTAAKATVDSHSKVKGKE, from the coding sequence ATGAATCAAGAACGCAAGGCTGGGGAACCCTCAGCCATGATTTGGTTGTGGCTATCGGTCTTCGTGATTGCATTCGACCTGATTACTAAGCAACTAGCTGAAAATTTTTTAACTTATGGTCAGCCTGTACCGATCTTACCGGTATTTGATTTGACTCTACTTTATAACCCCGGTGCGGCCTTCAGCTTTTTGGCTGGAGAAGATGGCTGGCAGCGTTGGTTTTTTACTGCCATCGCTTTGGGTGTTAGCACCATGTTGATTACTTGGTTGTATAAGTTACCCCGTGAAAATAAATGGTTAGCGATTGCGCTAACGCTTATTTTAGGTGGCGCATTGGGTAACTTATTTGATCGCTTGGTATATGGCCACGTGATTGATTTTATTTCGGTACATTGGGCAGGTTCTTATTTTCCTGCTTTTAATATTGCCGATAGCGCCATTACCGTTGGCGCTGTTATGTTAGGCCTAGATGTAGTATTTGAAGCTCGTCGAGAAAAAACAGCGGCAAAAGCCACTGTTGATTCGCACTCTAAAGTTAAAGGTAAAGAATAA
- a CDS encoding Peptidyl-prolyl cis-trans isomerase, whose protein sequence is MSDSIQTIAADSKVSMHFALRMEGIATDGTRKKDEVDSTFNTKPAEFVLGDGNLLPGFEEFLIGLTVGDHKTFNVPAEKAFGQTNPQNIQEMKRSSFAVDMPLSPGLVVSFADAAKAELPGVIKSIDGDYVTVDFNHPLAGKNLEFEVQVLAVEA, encoded by the coding sequence ATGTCTGATTCTATTCAAACGATTGCTGCTGATTCTAAAGTATCGATGCATTTTGCATTGCGTATGGAAGGTATTGCAACGGATGGCACACGTAAAAAAGACGAAGTCGATTCAACCTTTAATACCAAACCCGCTGAGTTTGTATTAGGCGATGGCAATTTATTACCCGGTTTCGAAGAATTTTTAATCGGTCTAACCGTGGGCGATCATAAAACGTTTAACGTGCCAGCGGAAAAAGCGTTTGGCCAAACCAATCCACAAAATATTCAAGAAATGAAACGCTCAAGTTTTGCTGTGGATATGCCTTTATCCCCTGGCTTAGTCGTTTCATTTGCGGATGCCGCGAAAGCAGAATTGCCGGGCGTGATTAAATCGATTGATGGCGATTATGTGACGGTCGATTTTAATCATCCATTAGCTGGTAAAAATTTAGAATTTGAAGTTCAGGTTCTTGCGGTGGAAGCTTAA
- the ispH gene encoding 4-hydroxy-3-methylbut-2-enyl diphosphate reductase, whose product MKIKMANPRGFCAGVDRAIDIVNRALDLFEPPIYVRHEVVHNKFVVNGLRERGAVFVDELHEVPDDSIVIFSAHGVSQTVRNEATDRGLKVFDATCPLVTKVHLEVSRYSADGSECILIGHKGHPEVEGTMGQYDHSNGGNIYLVEDEEDVAALEVENPAALYYVTQTTLSMDDTARVIEALRAKFEKIEGPRKDDICYATQNRQDAVKVLATGTELLLVVGSPNSSNSNRLRELGERMGAKAYLIDSAEEIQKEWLDGVESVGITAGASAPEVLVQSVVDRLKEWGGEVPEELQGQEENVVFSLPQELRLTDIS is encoded by the coding sequence ATGAAAATAAAAATGGCGAACCCGCGTGGTTTTTGCGCCGGTGTTGATCGTGCAATTGATATCGTAAATCGTGCTTTGGATTTATTCGAGCCCCCTATCTATGTTCGTCATGAAGTCGTGCACAACAAGTTTGTGGTGAATGGTTTACGTGAGCGCGGCGCTGTCTTTGTTGATGAACTACATGAAGTACCAGACGATAGTATCGTAATTTTCTCTGCTCACGGTGTTTCACAAACCGTGCGTAATGAAGCGACTGATCGTGGCTTAAAAGTATTTGATGCAACGTGCCCGCTGGTGACTAAAGTTCATTTAGAGGTCAGCCGTTATAGCGCTGATGGCAGCGAGTGTATTTTGATTGGACATAAAGGTCACCCAGAAGTCGAAGGTACTATGGGTCAGTACGATCACTCTAATGGTGGCAATATCTATCTGGTTGAAGATGAAGAAGATGTGGCGGCGTTAGAAGTCGAAAACCCAGCCGCACTTTATTACGTCACACAAACCACACTCTCAATGGACGATACCGCCAGAGTCATTGAAGCCCTACGCGCTAAGTTTGAAAAAATCGAAGGCCCGCGTAAAGATGATATTTGTTATGCCACGCAAAATCGCCAAGACGCAGTAAAAGTTTTAGCCACAGGCACTGAATTATTATTGGTAGTTGGCTCGCCAAATAGCTCCAATTCCAATCGTTTACGCGAACTGGGTGAGCGTATGGGCGCAAAAGCGTATTTAATTGATAGCGCTGAAGAGATTCAAAAAGAATGGCTAGACGGCGTGGAAAGCGTTGGTATTACAGCCGGTGCTTCCGCTCCTGAGGTACTTGTGCAATCGGTGGTTGATCGCTTGAAAGAATGGGGCGGTGAAGTGCCAGAAGAGTTACAGGGGCAGGAAGAGAATGTTGTGTTTTCTTTGCCGCAAGAGCTTAGGCTGACTGATATCAGCTAA